AAATGGTATTGATCCGTCACTTTTCAATCCTGCAGATACGGGTGAGGGGGAAAATTTTTCCTTTGATCCCGGGAATACCGATGATGATCTTCGCGGGAAAAAAGAGTGTAAGATTGCCTTCCTGAGAGACCTGCAGGACGGGAAGTGGCAGGAGAAACAGTACGGTACACTCGATGGTCACGGTGATGGCCCGCTTTTCACCTTTATTGGCAGGCTGAGTGAACAGAAAGGTGTTGATCTCCTCCTGGAGGTTCTTCCTGTACTGTTTGAGAGGCGGGATAATGTTCAGATCATGTTTCTTGGCAGTGGTGATGCCGGTCTTGAGGACCAGTTAAAAAATTTTTCAAGTAATACGTTCTGGCAGAAGAGGATTTGTTTTATCCGGGGATACAGTCCTGATCTTGCCCGGCGGATCTATTGCGCCGGGGATTTTTTTGTGATTCCTTCAAGATTTGAGCCTTGTGGACTGACGGATTTTATTGCTCAGCTGTTTGGCAATGTTCCTGTTGTCCACTTGGTGGGTGGGCTTGTCAAAGTGAAGGATGGTTTGACAGGTATTGGATATGAGAAAGATTCTCCTGACGCTCTACTTGATGCTCTGGAAAGGGCCCTTGTACTCTATACGGATAAGGAGAATCTTCGTCTGATGCAGTTACAGAGTGTACGGGAAATTGAAAAAAAATATACCTGGTCCCGGGTGATGAAGAGATATGTTGCATTATATGAGCGGGCAGGACTGATATAACTTTCAATTTCTGGACAGAAACCAGGAAAAAAACGAGAAAAAAGACAGGGAGAACAGATATGACGGTTAAGATTGGAATTAATGGTTTTGGACGAATCGGCAGAAATATATTTAGAGCAATCGATAAAGATCCTGTTTTTTCGGAAATTGAGGTGGTGGCCATCAATGATCTTACAGATAACAGAACCCTGGCCCATCTCCTCAAATATGATTCGGTTATGGGGGTTTATGGCAGAGATGTAGAGGGAACAGAGGAGGGAATCATTGTTGACGGTCGTGAAATTGCGGTATCCAGCCATCGAAATCCGGCCGATATTCCATGGGGAGAACTTGGTGTGGAATATGTGGCAGAGTGTACCGGAATTTTTCGGGACGGGGAGTCAGCCCAGGCACATATTGATGCGGGAGCAGTAAAAGTTATTATTTCGGCACCAGCCAAGGGAAATGTCAAGACCTTTGTCATGGGCGTTAATGAGGATGAGTACGACGGTGCAATACACCATGTTGTGTCCAACGCTTCATGTACAACGAATTGTCTGGCACCGTTTGCAAAGGTGATCCTGGATAAATTTGGAATTAAGAGGGGGTTGATGACAACGGTCCATGCCTACACCGGCGATCAGCGTCTTCTCGATTATCCCCATTCTGATCCCCGGCGTGCCAGGGCGGCAGCCATGTCCATGATTCCGACCAAAACAGGTGCGGCAGCGGCAGTTTCCCTTGTTATTCCGGAGCTCAAAGGGAAATTTGACGGTTTGGCAGTTCGGGTGCCGACCCCCACCGTATCCCTTGTCGATGCAGTGATGGAAGTGGAACGGGAGACAACCGTGGATGAGGTGAATCAGGCTCTCAAGGAAAGTGCCGACAGGTATCTTGGCTATACCGAGCTTCCCCTGGTTTCCATTGATTTCCAGGGTAACGGGCATTCATCCATAATAGACGCACAATCAACCAAGGTTATCGGTAGCACGGTGAAGGTTATGAGTTGGTATGACAATGAATGGGGCTACTCCAACAGGATGCTCGATCTGATTCTGCATATGGATAAAAACAAGGTTCTGTAAACTTATCCCGGGAGCATAATGGCTGCGGAAACAAGCATAAGCTTAAAAAATACGGATGGTGTCATAGAATCGGATGCACTCAAAGCCAATCTGCTTGAAACGGCGGGGCGGGTGGAGATTGATTCCGAACTCCTTGTCCTGCTGGAGGTTGTTGAGGATTTCAAGGGGCTTCATTCCACCCTGGAAAAACTGCTTTATGAAATATGTCACCCTTTTCGTAACTGGAGAATTATCCTGCCCCAGTTACGCAGTTTTGTCCTGAAAAATTTCAAGCATTATGTTTCCCATGCAAAAGGGCAGGATTGTCTGAATCTCTTTGCGGATCTGTTTTTTGATGCGATTTTGGATACCCGTCGCGATTCTGTTCTGTTGACCCAGGCCATTGGTGGTCTGCTTGTCTGGGTCGACAAGATGATTGAGGCTACGGACATCGCAGGCCTTGAGGCTCTGGGGCCTGTCATTAACAGGATATTTCGTCGATTGGCAGCTTATGATACGGAAGACGGGCCTGTAATGATGCATATTGTTCATGGACAGTACCCGGTGGCCAGAATCGCAAAACGATTGTTGCAGATGGTGGAAATCCGTCATGACAGTTATGATTTCCTGCCGCTGGTGGAGCTGATCCGCCGGGTCTTCCGTCGCTGTTACACGTATTGGCTTCAGGAGGATGATCCTCTGGACTGGTTTCTGACCCGTTGTGCCATTGCAGAAAAAGATTCACGTCTCACCCGCCTTTTTATTCCCATCTCCCATGAAACCATGAAGGAACATCTGGCGATCCTTGAATTTTTAGAGGTGGAAGGAGATGGGCTGGCGGAATTGAAACTGCTCCTGGAGTTGCCTGCCCATGTGGATATTGTGAAATACTACAGATCAATGCCGGGAAAACTTGCAGCGGCTGAAGATGAACTGCGGCGCCTTGACGGGTTGGGTGAGAATCACATGCCGTTTTTTAATGAGAACAGAAAGCTGCTTTTTCTCTTCAAAATTATGGATACCCGGGGACTTTACCTGATCCATGAAGAGACGCTTCGGGAGATCAACCGCAGCCTGGTTCAGCTCATCAGACAACAGAGTTTTGAGGAAATTGAGGAGTTTCTCCTCACAACATTCAAGCTCCTCAAGGCCAATGTCAAAAAATATCCCCATACCTCCCTGCAGTGTATTCAGGTACTGGGCGGAGAGGTTTTCGATCGGGGAAACAGCCGTATGGTGGAAGCCTTTCTCTGGGGAGTTGTGCGCTTTGGTTTTCAACATGCCAATGTGGTTGGTGTCGATGAAAACTGGCAGCCCCTGTCAAATCCTGCCCATCTTGCCAATATACGGGTCTGGCTCCATCTGATCATGCGGGAACCGAAATGGTGTTCCACCCTGTTTTCCGCCCTGATCATGCACCTGAAACTGACTGGAACCTGTATCAAGGATACTGATCTTTTTCAGCGGGACATAACGGAACTGCTCAATCACCCCATTGAACCGATATATAATCTTGCCAAGCAGTTCACCAAGCTGATGCCGGTGTTTTTCAACGAGATAGGTTCGGAGGGTGAACTGCGTGATGTTTCCACTGAGCTTGATGAACTGCACAAGCGCAAGGATATTCTCATTCATTTCCTGCGGAAGCAGGGGCATGTGGAGAGTTCAAACCTGATCGTCGATTTCATTCAGGCAATTTTTCTGTTCTGGAAAACAAAGAATAAGGTTGTCCTGTCACCCTACCTGCCGGAGGAGGTTTATTCCCAGGTAAAGACTTCCGGTCGATTTATTGATAACCAGCATATCCTCAGTGAGCGGTTCTGGCGTGAAAAGAAAATCAGAGAGGTTGAAGATATCCTGCTGGAGGATGAGACGGCCATAGATGAATTTCTTGCCTGCCAGGAGGATTTGGATAAAAAAGAGGTTCGCAGGTTTGCTCTTCTTGTGCGGATGTATAAGCTGCTGCACAGGAAATATAATCTTGGCTTTCAACAACTTCGAACTGAACTGAACCGGGCTGCCAATGAGGGATTTCCCGAGATAGAACAACTCCTCGATGAGCTTGAGCATGCCGATACTGAACAGTGTCTTGAAGCACTTCTTTCCACCCTGGAGGGATTAAAGAAGATTATCCTGTCTGAGGAAAAATTTGAGGCCAGGGAAGATATCTACTACAAAAGGCATATTGCCGTGGATATTCCTTCTGTTTACGGGCGGTACAGGGAAAAGAAATTTGACGCGCTAAGTCTTACCTTCCGCCTGGAGAACCTTGCTAATCTTTACCTGGAAAAATTGCCGGAAACCGTGAATCTATCGATTATTACCCAGGCAACTTTCTATAATATCGTTCGCTGTATCAAGCTGTACCTGCAGGCTCTGGAAATTGACGGTATCACCTCCCGCCGTCTTTCCACATCCCTTGCATTGCTGAAAAATTCCTTGAAGGTTCCGCGCTTTTCCTATACCCAGTATCTTGATATTTTCCGGGGCATGTCGGAGGGTGTAAAAGATATCATGTATGCCTTTTATACCAATATCCATCAGAATAATCTGTCAATTATCATTCCCCAAATTGATCCTGAAAATTTGCTGAACAAGTATCGGAATCTCTATGATGAAGAGGATATGACCGGTACGGTGCAGCGAGTGTCCGAGCTCTTTTTTCGGGAGTTGATTTCCTCCACCTTTGGTCTGCAGCACCTTGATAATTTTATTCTCCGTATTTTGCAGACCCTTGAAAGTCAGAAAGATCTGCTGGACGAAAAAAAGCTCGATCTGCTGATGACCTATAACCCGGACAGGGGATTGTCGCCACTCCATGATCTCAATCCGTTTACCAATAACCTGATTCACCTGGGAAACAAGGGATTTAACCTGGCAACTCTGACCGTGGAGAAGAAGCCGGTTCCTCCCGCCTTTGTCATTACAACTGAAATTTTCAGGTGCCGGGAAATTGTCTTTGGGTATTCCCGGACCCGTGGTGAATTTATGAAACGTATTCGTAATTCACTTAATGAAATTGAAGAGCGGGCAGGTAAAATTTTTGGTTCACCGGAGGCACCATTGCTTCTTTCCGTTCGTTCCGGCGGTGCGATTTCCATGCCCGGGATGATGGCTACGGTGCATAATATTGGCTATAACGAGGAACTTATTGAGGAGTGTATTGCCCAGAATGGTAATGCCTACCTGGCCTGGGATAATTACAGGCGCTTTCTCCAGTC
The DNA window shown above is from Desulfomarina profundi and carries:
- the gap gene encoding type I glyceraldehyde-3-phosphate dehydrogenase, whose protein sequence is MTVKIGINGFGRIGRNIFRAIDKDPVFSEIEVVAINDLTDNRTLAHLLKYDSVMGVYGRDVEGTEEGIIVDGREIAVSSHRNPADIPWGELGVEYVAECTGIFRDGESAQAHIDAGAVKVIISAPAKGNVKTFVMGVNEDEYDGAIHHVVSNASCTTNCLAPFAKVILDKFGIKRGLMTTVHAYTGDQRLLDYPHSDPRRARAAAMSMIPTKTGAAAAVSLVIPELKGKFDGLAVRVPTPTVSLVDAVMEVERETTVDEVNQALKESADRYLGYTELPLVSIDFQGNGHSSIIDAQSTKVIGSTVKVMSWYDNEWGYSNRMLDLILHMDKNKVL
- a CDS encoding PEP/pyruvate-binding domain-containing protein, which gives rise to MAAETSISLKNTDGVIESDALKANLLETAGRVEIDSELLVLLEVVEDFKGLHSTLEKLLYEICHPFRNWRIILPQLRSFVLKNFKHYVSHAKGQDCLNLFADLFFDAILDTRRDSVLLTQAIGGLLVWVDKMIEATDIAGLEALGPVINRIFRRLAAYDTEDGPVMMHIVHGQYPVARIAKRLLQMVEIRHDSYDFLPLVELIRRVFRRCYTYWLQEDDPLDWFLTRCAIAEKDSRLTRLFIPISHETMKEHLAILEFLEVEGDGLAELKLLLELPAHVDIVKYYRSMPGKLAAAEDELRRLDGLGENHMPFFNENRKLLFLFKIMDTRGLYLIHEETLREINRSLVQLIRQQSFEEIEEFLLTTFKLLKANVKKYPHTSLQCIQVLGGEVFDRGNSRMVEAFLWGVVRFGFQHANVVGVDENWQPLSNPAHLANIRVWLHLIMREPKWCSTLFSALIMHLKLTGTCIKDTDLFQRDITELLNHPIEPIYNLAKQFTKLMPVFFNEIGSEGELRDVSTELDELHKRKDILIHFLRKQGHVESSNLIVDFIQAIFLFWKTKNKVVLSPYLPEEVYSQVKTSGRFIDNQHILSERFWREKKIREVEDILLEDETAIDEFLACQEDLDKKEVRRFALLVRMYKLLHRKYNLGFQQLRTELNRAANEGFPEIEQLLDELEHADTEQCLEALLSTLEGLKKIILSEEKFEAREDIYYKRHIAVDIPSVYGRYREKKFDALSLTFRLENLANLYLEKLPETVNLSIITQATFYNIVRCIKLYLQALEIDGITSRRLSTSLALLKNSLKVPRFSYTQYLDIFRGMSEGVKDIMYAFYTNIHQNNLSIIIPQIDPENLLNKYRNLYDEEDMTGTVQRVSELFFRELISSTFGLQHLDNFILRILQTLESQKDLLDEKKLDLLMTYNPDRGLSPLHDLNPFTNNLIHLGNKGFNLATLTVEKKPVPPAFVITTEIFRCREIVFGYSRTRGEFMKRIRNSLNEIEERAGKIFGSPEAPLLLSVRSGGAISMPGMMATVHNIGYNEELIEECIAQNGNAYLAWDNYRRFLQSWAMISGMKREDFQVLMDEAKARHNVTLKRHFSKEQMKELALSYQKLIRQRGIGIPDDPWLQLVNAIELVLDSWETHKAMEYRRIMDVSDSWGTAVIVQAMVFGNKSENAGSGVVFTAHPYRKVQRVALWGDYAYGDQGEDIVSGLVTSCAISIEQAELDGRSVEETLERRFPEIYKELLEISRDLVYNKRWNPQEIEFTFEGPEPENLYLLQTRDMITIKKKEHLNVFVETPELKKAHLGQGVGVSGSALSGLAVFTEENIRELRENNPEVPLILIRQDTVPEDIKVVSLADGLLTSRGGQTSHASVVAVRLGKTCVVGCRSLQVYEVEQYCEIAGLKIRFGDPISIDGRTGQVLEGMHRAVEEYHILPI